AATGCGTAATGTTCAATTGGGGTACACCCTTAACGCCAAAGGGGTATTTACGCGGTTGCGGGTGTTTGCTATGGCCGAAAACCTATTCTGGTTCAAAAGCAAAAGTTACTTAGGACCTGACCCTGAACGTATTGACCTTGGACCTGTTCCTATTCCAAAAACGTTCACTTTCGGTATTAACGCTTCATTTTAATACATTCAAATTAGAGCAAACATGAAAAAGAAACTATTCTCCACTATATTGATTTCAGGAATACTGGCTTTCAGTTCCTGCGAAAATGCCCTCGATTATACTCCTACGGGCGTATTGTCGTCTTCCGATCTAACCTCGCCTACCGCCATTGACGGCTTAGTCACCTCCGCCTACGCCGCCATTGGCAATGGCGACATGATTGGGCCTATTTATAGCAATTGGGTGTACGGCAGCGTACGTTCTGACGATACCTACAAAGGCGGCGGCGGTACGGGCGACGTGGGCGAAATCGACGCCCTTGAGCACTACAATTTGGTTACGCCCACCATGGGCGCTTTCGTGACCCGTACGTGGCAAAACCTGTTTAAGTCCATTTCGAGATGCAACGTGGCGTTGCGTGCCGTCAACACCCTGACAGAAGCCAATTTTCCCAACAAAAAAACACGGTTGGCGGAGTTGCGTTTTTTGAGAGCGCACAGCTATTTCACCATGAAACTGTTGTACAAAAACATCCCCATCTTTGACGAAACGGCTACGGATGCGGATATTTTAAAGGTAGCCAATACCCTGAGCAATGAAGAGTCATGGAATAAGATTGCCGCTGATTTTCAATTCGCCATTGATAACTTACCCGCTTCGCAGACAGAATTGGGAAGAGCCAATAAACTATCAGCGCAGGCATATTTGGCCAAATTGAGATTGTATCAGGCTTACGAGCAGGATAACAACCACAAAGTGACCAATATCAACAAAGGCCGCCTGCAGGAGGTCGTGACGCTGACACAGGCCGTGATTTCTTCCGGCAGGTACAGCCTGAGCAAAGACATTGCCGACAACTTTATTCCCGAAACCGAAAACGGTCCTGAATCTATTTTTGCCATCCAGTTCACCGTCAACGACGGCACCACTGCGGGCCGCATGAGCTATGAAGATGGGCTGAACTACCCACACGGCGCTCCTCAATACGGCTGTTGCGGATTCCACGCCGGAAGCCAGAATTTGGTCAATGCCCACACCACCGATGCCAACGGCTGGCCCAATTTTGATACATTTAACAACAAACCCGCCGATTTGGCCATCCAAACCGTCGATCCGCGCCTCGACCATACGGTGGGCATTGACGGCCACGTGTACAAATACGACAACACCAAATTGTTCAGCAACAACTGGGTACGTGACGCGGGCGTTTACGGCAATTTCCACACCATGCGCTTTCAGCAATTGGCCACGAGCGGGTCGTATTTCAAGCTCGGTCCGTTTATGGGAACTGCTAAAAACTATGATATCCTTCGCTACGATGATGTGCTGTTGATGCAGGCCGAAGCTTATATCCAATTGGGCCAACCGGCCGGCGCACTGCCGCTCATCAATCAAATCAGAGAAAGAGCCGCGGCGAGCACCGGCAGGCTCAAAAAACTCGATGGAACCTTTGCTTCAAAGTACAACGTCAAACCCTATTCTGCCACGGGTTGGACGCAGGAGTTTGCCTTCAAAGCCTTGCAATGGGAACGCCGTTTGGAGTTTGCCACCGAAGGCTCTCGCTTTTTTGACTTGGTTCGTTGGGGGATTGCCGAACCAACGCTGAACGCCTACATTGCCAGAGAAAAAGTGAGCAGAACGTATTTGGCAACGGCGAAATTTACTGCAGGCCGAGATGAATACCTGCCCATTCCGCAGGCTGAAATTACCTTTACCAACGGGCTGTATAAACAAAACCCGGGGTATTAAATAAACAAACGCAATCATAGGTTAAAAGTGATAAATGGCAGTAGTAATTTTACCGCTGCCATTTTTATTTAAAACAGGTACATTTGACAACTTTTAATGACCGATTCACATGAAGAAAATAGCCCCTTTTTTGTCATTTTTTCTTTTCTCCCTTGTTTGTTTCTCGCAAACCATACCGCAGGAGTACCGCCCGCAGTACCACTATACCGCCCCGAAAAATTGGGTCAATGACCCCAATGGGTTGGTGTATTTGGACGGTGAATATCATTTGTTTTATCAATACAATCCTTTCGGCAACGTATGGGGACACATGAGCTGGGGACATGCCGTGAGCAAAGACCTCAACCGGTGGGAAACACTCCCCGTGGCATTGCCTGAATTTGACAATCCCGACGGCACCCAAACCATGATCTTTTCGGGCTGCGCCGTCATCGACAGCCTGAATACGTCAGGCTTTTTTGAGAAAGGATTTACCAAAGGAATGGTTGCCGTTTTTACGTCGCACATTGAAGGAAAAGCCCAGCACCAGAGCATCGCGTACAGTGCCGACAAAGGCCGTACCTGGAAACGGTACGACAAAAATCCGGTGCTGGATCTGGGCATGAAGGACTTCCGTGATCCGAATGTGATCTGGTATCCCGAAAAACAGGTTTGGATCATGACCGTGGTCAAACCCTTAGAGTATACTGCGCAGTTCTATGAATCCAAAGACCTGAAAACCTGGTCCTTACTGAGCGAATTCGGCAAGCAGGGCGATATGACCAAGATATGGGAATGCCCCTCTCTCACCAAAGTACCTGTGGAAGGCTCTAACGAAAGCAAATGGGTGTTGATGATTTCGAGCGGCCATCGTCAAAAGAATTATTTGGCGATGCAGTATTTCGTGGGCGATTTTGACGGAAAAACATTTACGCCCCAAAAACAGAACGAAATCCTGTACGTAGACGAAGGCAAAGATTTTTACGCGGCCATTCCGTTCTCCAACTTGCCAAAATCGCACACTAAACCCATCATGATCGGTTGGATAAACGATTGGGAATACGCCCGCGAAATCCCCACCGGCGACACGTGGCGGGGCGGCTTTTCGGTGGCCCGGGAGTTTTCACTGAAAAAAACGGCGGAGGGTTTTCGCCTCGTTCAACAGCCCGTGGCTCAACTTAAAAGCGCGCAAAAAGAAGCATTCAGGATAAAAAATAAAGTGATTGACGGAGTGTATAATCTGCCGTTTAAAGGCGAGGTGTTTGATCTGGAGGTAGAACTCCGTCCGCATCGGGCCAAGGTCGTTACCCTCAATGTGTTTCAAAGCCAAGGCGAAGCCACGGTCATTCGCTACGATGT
Above is a window of Runella slithyformis DSM 19594 DNA encoding:
- a CDS encoding RagB/SusD family nutrient uptake outer membrane protein; the encoded protein is MKKKLFSTILISGILAFSSCENALDYTPTGVLSSSDLTSPTAIDGLVTSAYAAIGNGDMIGPIYSNWVYGSVRSDDTYKGGGGTGDVGEIDALEHYNLVTPTMGAFVTRTWQNLFKSISRCNVALRAVNTLTEANFPNKKTRLAELRFLRAHSYFTMKLLYKNIPIFDETATDADILKVANTLSNEESWNKIAADFQFAIDNLPASQTELGRANKLSAQAYLAKLRLYQAYEQDNNHKVTNINKGRLQEVVTLTQAVISSGRYSLSKDIADNFIPETENGPESIFAIQFTVNDGTTAGRMSYEDGLNYPHGAPQYGCCGFHAGSQNLVNAHTTDANGWPNFDTFNNKPADLAIQTVDPRLDHTVGIDGHVYKYDNTKLFSNNWVRDAGVYGNFHTMRFQQLATSGSYFKLGPFMGTAKNYDILRYDDVLLMQAEAYIQLGQPAGALPLINQIRERAAASTGRLKKLDGTFASKYNVKPYSATGWTQEFAFKALQWERRLEFATEGSRFFDLVRWGIAEPTLNAYIAREKVSRTYLATAKFTAGRDEYLPIPQAEITFTNGLYKQNPGY
- a CDS encoding glycoside hydrolase family 32 protein — protein: MKKIAPFLSFFLFSLVCFSQTIPQEYRPQYHYTAPKNWVNDPNGLVYLDGEYHLFYQYNPFGNVWGHMSWGHAVSKDLNRWETLPVALPEFDNPDGTQTMIFSGCAVIDSLNTSGFFEKGFTKGMVAVFTSHIEGKAQHQSIAYSADKGRTWKRYDKNPVLDLGMKDFRDPNVIWYPEKQVWIMTVVKPLEYTAQFYESKDLKTWSLLSEFGKQGDMTKIWECPSLTKVPVEGSNESKWVLMISSGHRQKNYLAMQYFVGDFDGKTFTPQKQNEILYVDEGKDFYAAIPFSNLPKSHTKPIMIGWINDWEYAREIPTGDTWRGGFSVAREFSLKKTAEGFRLVQQPVAQLKSAQKEAFRIKNKVIDGVYNLPFKGEVFDLEVELRPHRAKVVTLNVFQSQGEATVIRYDVATQELSLDRTKSGQVNFHPRFSSVERVKVPLKEGKLSLRLLADKSILELFVQNGEQALTEWVFPIQHEGEISLTSEGGKANISALSIHTIR